The following proteins come from a genomic window of Clostridia bacterium:
- a CDS encoding condensation domain-containing protein: protein MGMFEYVEIRERVIETVKKNAEYDTDKVSEESNLAIDLGINSIKKVNLLVDIEDAFGIDLDTDNLQPEDFTTVGQVINYVEDIVSNGLVTYAKDTVSTSDDSIPQSEEKEYYPLTSVQKRLFTLCEIENIFNMPFAVLIEGSLDVGRIESAFRQFIKRHEVFRTSFEYRDGNPVQIVHKAIDDFHIENVEASESELDSFLNRFIRKFDLAKAPLLRVMLVKLSVNKHLLVIDIHHIISDGKSLGIITRELMSSYLGMELPEVKLQYRDFAEWQRIQFEPGKISKQERYWRDIFKDGIPRLKIPLDFERPEKPIFEVRDVTSSISGETVGKINEFVQKWSITLNTLFFTVYSILLSKYSNQEDVVVGSIVEGRNHPELVEHIGYYAYTIPVRLKIKGDDKVSVIFEMVKKALTDAYKHMDYPFEKLTEGAGRIITKDPLLDTLMNFINEGSFDFQIEGLKIANYDVKRRITDMDFNLDIKNTPLEMTFVLRYNTSLFREETMVNFMNCFKNMVEEIIKNPVRKISDIKL from the coding sequence ATGGGAATGTTTGAGTATGTGGAAATAAGGGAGAGGGTTATCGAAACCGTAAAGAAAAATGCTGAGTATGATACAGATAAAGTAAGTGAAGAGTCTAATCTGGCAATAGATTTGGGAATAAACTCTATTAAAAAAGTTAATCTATTAGTTGATATAGAAGATGCCTTTGGCATTGATCTTGATACAGACAACTTACAACCTGAAGATTTTACAACTGTTGGACAAGTTATAAACTATGTTGAAGACATTGTTTCAAACGGACTTGTAACATATGCAAAAGATACTGTATCTACCTCAGATGATTCCATTCCGCAATCGGAGGAAAAGGAGTATTATCCTTTGACATCAGTACAAAAAAGGTTATTTACACTTTGTGAGATTGAAAATATTTTCAACATGCCCTTTGCGGTTTTGATTGAGGGATCACTCGATGTAGGGCGGATTGAATCTGCATTTAGACAATTTATAAAAAGGCATGAGGTTTTTAGGACCTCATTTGAGTATAGGGATGGTAACCCTGTTCAAATAGTGCATAAAGCAATAGATGATTTTCATATTGAAAATGTTGAAGCATCAGAATCTGAACTGGATAGTTTCCTAAACAGGTTCATCCGTAAGTTTGACTTGGCAAAAGCACCTTTACTCAGAGTAATGCTTGTAAAACTATCCGTGAATAAGCACCTTCTAGTGATTGACATACACCATATAATTTCTGATGGGAAATCTCTTGGAATCATAACCAGAGAATTGATGAGTTCTTATCTGGGAATGGAATTACCAGAGGTCAAACTGCAGTACCGGGATTTTGCTGAGTGGCAGAGGATACAGTTCGAGCCGGGGAAGATAAGCAAGCAGGAAAGGTACTGGAGGGATATATTTAAGGATGGTATACCAAGGCTAAAAATACCTTTGGATTTTGAAAGGCCCGAAAAACCAATTTTTGAAGTTAGGGACGTAACTTCGTCTATTTCGGGTGAAACAGTCGGAAAAATAAATGAATTTGTACAAAAGTGGAGTATTACATTAAATACGCTATTTTTTACAGTGTATTCAATTTTACTAAGTAAATACAGTAATCAGGAGGATGTTGTAGTAGGTTCTATAGTTGAAGGGAGAAATCATCCGGAGCTTGTGGAACATATCGGTTACTATGCTTATACAATACCTGTCAGACTGAAGATAAAGGGAGACGATAAAGTATCAGTAATATTTGAGATGGTAAAAAAGGCCCTTACGGATGCATATAAGCATATGGATTACCCCTTTGAAAAACTAACAGAGGGAGCCGGTCGCATAATCACTAAAGATCCTCTCCTTGATACGTTGATGAACTTCATCAATGAGGGTAGCTTTGATTTTCAGATAGAAGGATTGAAAATTGCCAATTATGATGTTAAAAGAAGAATCACTGACATGGACTTTAATTTGGACATTAAGAATACGCCTTTGGAGATGACATTTGTCTTAAGGTATAACACCAGCTTGTTTAGGGAAGAAACAATGGTGAATTTTATGAATTGTTTTAAAAACATGGTAGAGGAAATTATAAAAAATCCTGTGCGTAAAATTTCCGATATCAAACTATAG